A genomic window from Glycine max cultivar Williams 82 chromosome 17, Glycine_max_v4.0, whole genome shotgun sequence includes:
- the LOC100801987 gene encoding Vesicle-associated protein 2-2-like: MATHLLHIEPAELRFVFELKKQSSCLVQLANNTDHFLAFKVKTTSPKKYCVRPNIGIIKPNDKCDFTVTMQAQRMAPPDMLCKDKFLIQSTVVPVGTTEDDITSDMFAKDSGKFIEEKKLRVVLISPPSSPVLLPVNGDMKHDPSNEINVQKDRLPSGVENIPPPRKVSEEVKGLEPAQDMKEDRADEDIVPRQAENVGDMKPAKDDVQSNLANESEELKSKLSVMDSKLREAEVTITKLNEERRRNTQEKDLLKKELEVLKRQINTKGNQAGFPFLFVCMVALISVAVGYYIHP, encoded by the exons ATGGCTACTCACCTTCTTCATATCGAACCCGCCGAGCTCCGGTTCGTCT TTGAATTGAAGAAACAAAGTTCATGTTTGGTTCAACTTGCCAACAACACTGATCACTTTCTTGCCTTTAAG GTAAAAACAACTTCACCCAAAAAATATTGCGTCAGGCCCAACATAGGCATCATCAAGCCCAATGATAAATGTGATTTTACTG TTACTATGCAAGCTCAGCGCATGGCACCGCCTGATATGCTGTGTAAAGACAAATTTCTTATTCAGAGCACAGTTGTCCCGGTTGGAACCACAGAAGATGACATCACCTCTGATATG TTTGCAAAAGACAGTGGAAAGTTTATTGAGGAGAAGAAACTACGGGTAGTCCTCATCAGTCCACCATCTTCTCCGGTGTTGCTTCCAGTAAATGGTGATATGAAGCATGATCCATCCAacgaaattaatgtgcaaaaaGATAGGTTGCCCAGTGGAGTTGAAAACATACCTCCCCCTCGTAAA GTTTCCGAGGAGGTTAAAGGTTTGGAACCAGCCCAGGATATGAAGGAGGATAGAGCAGATGAGGATATTGTCCCAAGACAAGCTGAGAATGTTGGTGACATGAAGCCAGCAAAAGATGATGTGCAGTCGAATTTAGCCAATGAATCTGAGGAATTGAAGTCAAAACTTAGTGTAATGGATTCAAAGCTAAGAGAG GCTGAGGTAACCATCACGAAGCTGAATGAGGAGAGGCGCAGGAACACTCAAGAAAAAGATTTGCTTAAGAAAGAGTtg GAGGTGTTGAAGAGGCAAATCAATACGAAAGGAAATCAGGCTGGTTTTCCATTTCTGTTTGTTTGCATGGTTGCTCTTATCAGTGTGGCAGTTGGATATTATATTCATCCATAA